The stretch of DNA CGCCGAGCAGGCTCCACAACGGCGCGAACGTGTCGTTTGTGGGGTCGATCAGCGGACCCCACTTCTGCACGGTCAACTGCCCGCGCGTGCCCAGCGCCACCAGCACCCAGACCAGCACCGCCAGCAGCAGCACGCCGACTCCTGCGCTGGCCAGCATGCTCCGCCGCCGCGCCACCGGGCCCGGTGCCTCGTAGAGCACGGAGTTCGTCATCGCGCGATCGCCACCTTCCGCTCCAGGGCACCCAGCAGCAGCCCGGCCGGGATCGTGATCACCAGGTAGCCGATGACGACACCGGTCAGCACCGGCAGCGCCGCCTCACCCCGCGCGGAGGTCAGGGTGTCGCCGACCGCGAACAGGTCGCCGCCGACGCCGAAAGCACCCACGATCGCCGAGTTCTTGATCATCGCGATGAGCACGTTGCCCAGCGGCGGCACCACGGTGCGCACCGCCTGCGGCAGCACCACCAGCTGCAGCACCTGTCCGAACCCGAGCCCGACCGCTCGCGCGGCTTCCGCCTGCCCCGGCGGCACCGCGTTGATGCCGCTGCGGATCGCCTCGCACACGAACGCCGAGGTGTACAGCGCCAGCCCGGCGGTGCCGAACCAGAAGTACGAGCCGTTCAACCCCAGCTCGGGCAGCCCGAACGCCATGAAGA from Saccharopolyspora sp. SCSIO 74807 encodes:
- a CDS encoding amino acid ABC transporter permease, producing MHVLIDNLPLYLSGLLRTLQICAYAGVLALVLGTVIAGFRVAPLPPLRAAGTSWVNVFRNCPLTVVLFFMAFGLPELGLNGSYFWFGTAGLALYTSAFVCEAIRSGINAVPPGQAEAARAVGLGFGQVLQLVVLPQAVRTVVPPLGNVLIAMIKNSAIVGAFGVGGDLFAVGDTLTSARGEAALPVLTGVVIGYLVITIPAGLLLGALERKVAIAR